The Streptosporangiales bacterium nucleotide sequence GGCTGTCTGCCGATCTTCGCCTCCGGGCTGATCATCTTGGGCGCGCGTAACGTCGACCCGCGAAAGGTACGGCTCGACTGATCGATGACGACACACGGTGAACCAGCGCTCAACGGGCGAATCGCACTCGTGGTAGGCGGCACCGGGGGGATCGGCGCCGCCATCGCGACGGCGTTTGTCGAAGCACGGGCAACGGTCGTCGTCGCGGACCGCGACGACGACGCGGCAGCGTCGGTCATGCAGGCGATCGGCGCCGACGGTCACGTGTCCGTCGACGTCACGGACCCTTCGTCGGTCGAGCAGGCCGTTACCGGGGTGCTCGGCACCCACGGACGCATCGACATCCTGGTCAACTCGGCGGGAGTGTTGACCGAGGCGCCGTTGGCCGAGATGACCCTCGCGCAATGGCGGGACACGATCGACGTCGACCTCACCGGCGTCTTCCTCTGTTGCCGCGCGGTGGTCCCGTCGATGGTTGAGGCCGGGTACGGACGGATCATCAACATCGCCTCGCAACTAGGCATCAAGGGTGGCCGTGGCCTGACTCACTACAGTGCGGCCAAGGCCGGTGTCATCGGTTTGACCAAGGCACTGGCCCTCGAGGTCGCCGAACGCGGTGTGCTGGTCAACGCCATTGCTCCCGGGCCGGTCGAGACACCGATGGTCGTGGGTATCAGCGAGAAGTGGAAGGCGGCCAAGCGGGCAGAGCTTCCTCTCGGCCGGTTCGGTGTACCGGCCGAGATCGCTCCCACCGCCGTCTTGCTGGCCAGTGACCCCGGTGGCAGCCTGTACGTCGGACAGACGTTGGGCCCCAACGCAGGGGATGTGATGCCATGAGCGAGCGCCAGCGAGCGAATCGTGTGCACAGTTCCGATGCGCCCGCCGGTCCGGCGGGACCACGACCCATCCTGACCACGGAGACGGGTGCATGAGCCGCGCTGCCAGGGAACACGGCGCCCAGGACACCTATCGCGCGTCCGGGTTCACCGGTGCCTTCACCTTCGGCTCACGGCCGGCCGTCGTGGTCGTCGACTTCTGTCTCGGCTTCACCAACCCGTCCTTCCAACTGGGTTCGGAGATGGGTGAGGTGGTGCGGCGCACCCGCACGGTGCTCGCCGCCGCCAGGAAGCGGGGCGTCCCGATCGTGTTCACCACCATCGCCTACGACGAGGGGGCACAGGCGGCGACGGCCTGGGTGCGCAAGGTGCCCTCACTGCGCGAACTGGCCACCGGCAGTCGCGCGGTCGAGATCGACCCGCTGCTCGGCCGGCTCCCGCATGAGGCGCTGATCACCAAGACCGGAGCGTCCGCCTTCTTCGGCACCCCGCTGGCGTCGATGCTGACCGCGTGCGGTGTCGACACAGTGCTCGTCGCCGGTGCCACCACCTCAGGATGCGTCCGCGCGACGGTCGTCGACTCCGTCCAGCACGGGTTCGGCACTTTCGTCATCACCGACTGCATCGCGGATCGTTCCACCGGCCCGCACGAGGCGAACCTGTTCGACATGACGGCGAAGTACGCCGATCCCCTCACGGCCAAGGAGGTAATCGGCCACCTCGAACGGATATTCGAGATCGAGGTATGAGAACGACAGCAGTGACGACCGCAGGGGTTTGGAGGCACGGTGCGTGCCGTTGCCCTCGAGCGGCCACCGGCTTCGGCCCAACTGACCGGCGTCGCTGGCCGACGGCGACTTCACTATCGAGGAGATGAGCATGGCAAAGGACATCAAGTGCGTCTTCGGCGTCGACATCGACGCCGTCGGCGGATGGCTGGGATCGTACGGCGGTGAGGACTCGCCGTCGGACATCCAGCGCGGAATGTTCTCGGGTGAGGTAGGCACACCTCGACTGCTGAGACTGTTCCAGAAGTACGACATCCCGGCCACCTGGTTCGTCCCCGGCCACTCGATCGAGACGTTCCCCGACCAGGTCAAGATGATCGTCGAGGCCGGCCACGAGATCGGCGCGCACGGCTACGCGCACGAGAACCCGATCGCGATGACCCCCAAACAAGAGGAGGACGTACTGGCCTACTCGGTCGAACTGATCGAGAAGGTCAGCGGCAAGGCTCCCCGCGGCTACGTGCCGCCATGGTGGGAGATGTCCGACATCACCGCCGCCCTGCTGCTCAAGTACGGCTTCACCTACGATCACGGCCAGGGGTTCCACGACTTCGTGCCCTTCTACGCCCGGGTGGGCGACAAGTGGACCAAGATCGACTACAGCAAGGAAGCCAGCGACTGGATGAAACCGCTGGAGCGTGGCGAGGTGATCGACATCGTCGAGATCGGCGCCAACTGGTACATGGACGACCTGCCGCCGATGATGTTCATCAAGAAGGCGCCGAACAGCGCCGGCTGGGTCAACCCCCGTGACGTCGAGCAGTGGTGGCGCGACCAGTTCGACTGGGTGTACCGCGAGCAGGACTACGGGGTCTTCGCGTTCACCATCCACCCGGACGTCTCGGGCCGGCCGCAGGTCCTGCTCATGCTCGAGCGGCTGATCGAGTACATCAACGGACACGAGGGGACCAGTTGGGTCACCATGGAGGAGTCCGCGGACGACTTCCGCCGCCGTTACCCGTACCCCGGCAGCAATGGCAGCATCTTCATGCCAGGCACCTGAGACCCATCAGGGGTGGAACGGCTACTCGCCGTTCCACCCCTGGTTCCCTGGTCGAGGTTACGACGACGTGAGGTTCCGGTCAGCCATGTGCGTGCTCTGCTACGAGCTTGCCGAGGACAGCCACTGGTCCGACACCGTACCGGCGGCTGGCCAGACACGACGCTCCTCGCCTCGCGCGAGGTATCTACGGATACAGCGACTCCGCGCACTCGAACCGTATGGACTGACCGTCTCCGACCGCGGCACCGGGCGGCACGTAGTCGTCGCGGACCGCAACGGCACCGCGGAGGTGGCCGCCGACCTACCCGCGGTGTGGCGAGCCGCGCAACGGTTGTCGGCCACACCGGTGGACGCACTCGACCCCGCGTTGCTGGACGCGTTGGAAGACCGTGGGGCGGGAGGATGACGGTCACACGGTTGCTGTCGCCGCCGGTCGCGTCCGGCGGCGCACCGGCGTCCTCGGGCCGGCATGGCGTCACCGTGCTCAGCGGATTCCTGGGGTCAGGTAAGACGACGGTGCTGCGCGCCGAGCTCGTCCGGGTCGGGACACGGGCTCCGGCGGTCGTCGTCAACGACTTCGGTCACGCTCCGGTCGAGGAGTCGATGCGGGCCCAGACCCGGCGACGTCCGCTGTCGCTGTCCGGTGGAGGTGCCTGCTGTACCCGCCAAGACGATCTCGCGCAGGCGCTCCGCCACCTGCTCGACGAGGAGCAGCGCGGTGTCACGCAACTGTTCGACCACGTCGTAGTCGAGACCAGCGGTCTTTCCGATCCCGGTCCCATCGCCTTCACGATCACCAGCGACCCCGTACTGAAGCACCATTTCGTGCTAGCGCAGGTCTGCGTAACCGTCGACGCGCTGACCGGGCCGAGTAGCATCAATCGCCACGACGTGGCGCCGCGCGCGGCCGACCAGCTCCTGGTCACCAAGGCAGACCTCGCCACCGCTGGTGAGGTGTCCCGGCTGGTCGAGCGGCTGCACCAGCTGAACCCTTCGGCGGGAGTCGTCGTCACCGCCAACGGGGAACAGCTCGACGTGCTGGTCGAAGGCGGCGGTGACACGGCGCGTACGGTGACGCCGCACCAGACCGGCGAGCACACGGCCGCCGTATCCACGCTCGAGCTCGTCACCAACGGCCGCGTCGACTGGCAGGCGTTCTCGATCCGGCTCAGCCTACTGCTGCACACCCACGGACCGAACGTACTGCGGGTCAAAGGCGTGGTGGACGTCGATGACGTCGGGCCGGTCGCCGTCAACGGCGTGCAGCACGTCATCCACCCCCGGAGCACCTCCGCCGGGTACCCGCTTCGGCACGCGGATCATCGTGATCGCCCACGACCTCGCCCCCGGCCTCCTCCAGCGTTCCTTCAACGCGTTCCTCGGCATCGGCGGAAGGTGACCTGACACCATGACCAGTCGCACTCGCCTCCCCCGAATTTCGGTCTTCTCCCTCGGCGGCACCATCGCCTCGACGAACACGCCAGGCGCCGCCGGTGGCGGCGTGACGCCTCAGCTCGACGCAGCCGCACTAGCGGCCGCGGTTCCCCAGTTGCGTGACGTGGCCGAACTCGAGACAGTGCCGTTCCGGCAGACAGCCTCCGGTGACCTCACCTTCGAGGACATCGCGCTGCTGGCCGCAGAGATACGTACCCGCTTCGACGCGTCGACGACAGGGGTCGTGGTCACCCAGGGAACCGACTCCATCGAGGAGACGTCCTTCGCCCTCGATCTGCTCGTGAACGGCCCCCAGCCCGTCGTCGTGACGGGAGCGATGCGCAACCCCACGCTCGCCGGAGCCGACGGCCCGGCGAACCTTCTCGCCGCGGTGCAGGTGGCAGGCTCTCCGCAAGCGAAAGGACTCGGCGGCCTGGTCGTCTTCAACGACGAGATCCACGCGGCACGGTTCGTCCGAAAGACACACACCACCAACCCGTCGACGTTCCACTCGATGGCCACCGGCGCACTGGGTTGGGTCGTCGAGGGCCGGCCACGCATCGTGCTGCGGCCGACGCCGTTGCCGCCCCTTCCCCCGCCCAACGTCGAAAAGTTCCCACGCGTCGCGCTGCTCACGATAAGTCTCGGCGAGGATGCACGCATCGTCGACCAACTGGAGTCGCTGGGCTACGCAGGGCTGGTCGTCGAAGCGTTCGGCGGTGGGCACGTCCCGGCGCGCATGGTCGCGTCCCTGACCCAGCTGGCGAGCACGATGCCGGTAGTGCTAGCCTCCCGCACCGGCGCCGGCGAGGTACTCAGCGAGACCTATGCGTTCCCCGGTTCCGAACGCGACCTCCTCGACCGAGGACTCATCCGCGCCGGGTTCCTGGACGGCCCGAAGTCGCGCGTCGCGCTCACGCTCCTTCTCGCGGAGGGCGCCGACTCCGGCGCCGTCCGCGCGTACTTCCGTGACCTAGCACGGGGGTAGCGGTGTCGCAGCCAACGGGATGGGCCGGTGACCAAACCCGGTGTGCCACCGCGGCACCAACGAGAACACCGAATGGACAGAGATCGCCGGTGCGTCCGGTGCCGACGCGGCGCCGCGGCTTGCGCAGCGCCCGGTCGACGACCGGGCCGTGCCCGGCCGGTGCGCAGGCGGGTGGTCAGCTCGCGCCGCTGCGCGCCGCGGCCCTGGATGTAGAGGGCCTGGTAGATCGCCTCGTGACTGATCCGCATGCGGTCATCGTCGCCGAAGTCAGCCACCAGCCGGCGGGCGATCTGCTCCGGACTCCAGCGCTGCTCGAGCTCGTCCTGCACGTAGGCCCCGCAACACCGGGTCGACGGCCAGCTTGACCGTCTTGGGTCGCCGGGCGCGGCGGTCGGCCTCGGCCTGGGCGACGCCCGCCCGGTACCGGGCCGGGTCTTCGCCGGTCGCGTTACGTCGCAGCTCCCGGCTGATCGTGCAGGCCCAGCGGGCGGGGCGATCTCACGGACGCTGACCCGTCCCCGCCAGACCGCGATATCCTCCCGCTCACCCATCGACAGGTACCGCCCGGCAGGCTCGGCCAGGTGCAGGGTCGCCATGCCACCACCATCACCGAACCAGCGACACCCCACCGCCACTGCCGCCGCCTCCGTCGACGCACCAGCGGCGACCAGCCGCCAGAACCACGCTCCGCCTGCCGCGGCCTACGCGGCCGACCCGGACCCGCCATCGACAACACCCCAATCAGTCAGGGCGTTGCAACGACCCCTTGAACCCGAGCTGCCGCGCGGCGCCGAAACCCATCCGGCTGATCGTGACGTCGCCCGCGCACGTGACAGTCCCACCTGGAGCGCCGTTGGTCATGCCGTGCCTTTCCTCCGTATCATCGAATCAGGTGTTGCCCGACGACCCCGCTGCCGGCGAGGACGAGTTCCACGCCCGGTTGACCACGCTTGCCCGGCGCCAGGCGTCAGCTGACACCTGGCGCGCATCGGTGCACCAGCTCGAGCGCCTCGGTCGACGGGATGACGTCGGCGTACTTTGCGTCCAGGTCCAGCAGGTTCGCCTCGTGCAGCCGCGGGTCGCGGTCGCCGCAGGCGTCGGCGACGACGAGCGGGCGGAATCCGCACTGTATCGCGTCGGTGGCCGTGGCCCTGATGCAGCCGCTCGTAGTGAGGCCGCAGACCAGCAGCGTGTCGATCCCGGCCGCGGTCAGGCTGGCGGTCAGGCTGGTGCCGAAGAACGCGCTCGCGTACTGCTTGGTGACGACCAGCTCGTCCGCTCGCGGCTGCAGACCAGCCGCCGGCGCACCGAGCGGCTTGCCCTCCTCGAACACCCGCAACGCCGGGATCTTCCGCCAGAAGAGCCCACCGTCGACACCACCGGGCCGGTAGCTCACCCGGGTGAACAGCACGGGGACTCCCGCGTCACGCCCTGCCTCGACGAGCCTGGCGGCGGCGGCCACGGCGTCCTCGACCGGTGCGCGCAACGGCGACCCGTCGACGAGGTACGCCTGCACGACGTCGACGACGAGCACCGCGGGACTGCGACCACAACCCAGCCGGCCGCGGAACCCGGACGCGGCGTAGTCGCCGAGCAGGTCGCTCACGCCTTCGCCACCGTCCAGGCGGCGATAGGTGGCTTCGGCGCGGGTAGTCCCGTCTCCTCCTCGCACCGGGCCAGGATCTCCGACAATGCTGGTCCCTTGTCGAACAGCGGCAGGTCACCGCGCTCCTCGCCTAGTTCGGCCCGCAGCCGCTGCGTCGCCCCGGCGTCGACGGTGCCGCGCTCGTCGCAGACGACGCCGTAGCTATTCCGCGCACCGTCGACCGTGACGAGCCGCCGCAGCACCTCGAGGCCGACAAGCTCGGGATCACGGGCCAGCGGGTCACCCCAGCCACCGCCGCCCCAGGTGACGAAATGCAGGACGTCGTCGGGGTACACCGGGACGTCGTGGCACTTGCTAGGCAGCACCTCGACCTCGCCGGACGCCCGCTGGATCCACTTGCGGCCACGCGCAGCCGGTTTGCCGCCGTTCACGCCCCACGGGTACGTCAGCCAGCGGTCGTCGTGGATCGCGATCGTACCCGGCTGCTCGAACCGGTACGCGACGTCCACGCCGTTGCCGCCGCGGTGCAGGCCCGCTCCCCCGGAGTCGGCGACCGTCTCCCACAGTTCGACCCGCAGCGGGTAGTACGATTCGAGGTACTCGCACGGGATGTTGACGAACGACGGCCAGAGCGAATGTCCGTCCGGCCCGTCACCCATCGGCCGGCCGGGGATCCCGCCGAACCCGATGGAGTACAGCAGGAACCACTCTCCGCTCCGCGACCCCGAGGTGTACTGCCCGGAGTACATGAAGTGCGGCGACGACGAGAAGCCGGCGGCGTTCAGGATCGCCGGGTTCGTCTGACCGAGCAGGCCGCCGAACAGGTCGAAGACCCTGCCGATGCCGTGGTTCCTCGCGTTGAGCGCCGCGGGGTACCTGGGCTTCCAGAACGAGTCCTCGGGGATGGTCACGTCGATCAACGGGTAGAAGCCGTCGTTCCAGAGGATCTGCGGGTCGGCGACCGTGATCACGTAGATGCCGAAGAACATCCTGACCAGGTTCTCGTTCAGGAAGTAGTTCACCGGCCCGACCGCCTGCGGCGCGGCATGGCTGAAGTCCAGGTGCACCTTCTCGCCGTGCCTGGTGAGCGACACGGTCAGCTCGTACGGGCCGTACCCACAGCCGTCGTCGCAGATGTAGTCGGTGAACTCGATCGTCTCGCCGTCGACGAACAACGCGGCGAGCAGTGCCTTCATCGCCTGGTAGTTCCTGTCGAGCAGCGCGTCGAGCGCGGAGACGTACGCCTCGACGCCGAACCTGTCGCACAGCTCGGTGACCCGCCTGGCGGCCATGTTGCACGCCGCGACGAGACCATTCAGGTCCGCGCGGTTCCAGTCGGGCATGCGCACCTGGTTGAGCACGATGGCCAGGGCGTCCTCGTTCAGCTTGCCGCCGTCGTACAGCTTGAACGGCGGGATGACGACACCCTCTTCGAAGATGGTGCGCGAGTCCGAGGGCATCGAGCACGGTGTCTTGCCGCCGACGTCGGACATGTGCCCAAACATCGACGACCAGCCGACGATCCGGCCCTCGTAGTAGATCGGCACGACGAGCAGCCAGTCGTTGGCGTGGCTGATGGCCGCACCGCACGCGTAGGGGTCCGACGTCAGCAGCACGTCGCCCTCGCCGATCGTGCCGGGGTAGTTGTCCAGGAAGTCGGGAACGGACAGCCCGAACTGGCCGACGACCATCTTCCCTTCCGGGTCCGCGATGAGCGGGAACTCGTCGTGCTGCTCGCGGATACCGGGTGAGAGCGCAGTACGGAAGAGCACCTCGTCCATCTCGTACCGCGCGTTGCGCAGCGCGCCCTCGACGATGTCGATGGTGATCGGGTCGATGTCGACCCGGCCGATGGTTGCTGTGTTCGTCTGCGTGACGGTCGCCATCTATGCCTCCAGTGGACGGATCAGCAGGCAGCCGCTCGGATGCACCGTCGCGGCGTGGCCGGGCAGCACCAGGGTGGTCGAGTCCATCTCGGTGACGATCGCCGGACCCGCCACGACGTTGCCGGCCACCAGCCGATCGCGGTCGTAGATCTCGGCAGCCGTGTACGCGCCGGCGACCCAGATCTCGGTGGTGCGGACGTGCGCGGCCGAAGCGTCGCTGCCGCCCTCGACCAACTCCTGCCAGGCGACCTCGGGCCGCGGGCCGCTGACCATCACCCTGAGGTTGATCACCTCGCGCTCGTTGCCGAGTAGGAAGGAGAAGAGCCGTTCGTGCTCCGCGTCGAACGCCTTGCCCAGCTCGTCGAGCAGATTCTCGTCCGCGACGGCGTCGTCGTCGAGCTCGATCGGGATCTCGAATCCCTGGCCGTGGTACCGCATGTCGATGTGGTACCTATGCACCTGCTGCTCGCGCGGTACGCCGCCCGCGGCCAACCGTCGCGCCGCGGTGTCGGCCAGTTCGCCGAGCGCCTCGCGCAGCTCGTCGTCGGTGAGCCCGGAGAACCGCCTCACCATCGTCCGCGCGTTCTCCTCCCGGACGCACGTCGTCGCGTCGCCATAGGCGCAGAGGACACCGGGTGAAGGCGGCACGATGACGGGCCACGAACCGGTGAGCCGGCCGAGCGCATTCGCGTGCAACGGACCCGCGCCGCCGAACGCCACGAGCGCGAAGTCGCGTGGGTCGAAGCCCTGCTGAACGCTGACGAGTCGCAGCGCGCCGAACATGTTCTCGTTGACGATGTCGACGATGCCCGCGGCCGCCGCCTCCGCGCCTTCCAGGACCATCGCGTCGGCGATGGTCGCCACCGCCTTCCTACCGGCGTCGACGTCGAGCGTGATCTCGCCGCCTGCGAGCTGGTCGGGCAGGTAGCCGAGCACGACGTTGGCGTCCGTGACGGTCGGCTCGACGCCGCCGAGCGCGTACGCCGCCGGCCCAGGCACGGCACCCGCGGACCGCGGCCCTACCCGCAACGCCTTGGTGAGCTCGGGCACGTGCGCGATCGAACCGCCCCCGGCGCCAACGGTGCGTACAT carries:
- a CDS encoding SDR family oxidoreductase is translated as MTTHGEPALNGRIALVVGGTGGIGAAIATAFVEARATVVVADRDDDAAASVMQAIGADGHVSVDVTDPSSVEQAVTGVLGTHGRIDILVNSAGVLTEAPLAEMTLAQWRDTIDVDLTGVFLCCRAVVPSMVEAGYGRIINIASQLGIKGGRGLTHYSAAKAGVIGLTKALALEVAERGVLVNAIAPGPVETPMVVGISEKWKAAKRAELPLGRFGVPAEIAPTAVLLASDPGGSLYVGQTLGPNAGDVMP
- a CDS encoding isochorismatase family protein, with protein sequence MSRAAREHGAQDTYRASGFTGAFTFGSRPAVVVVDFCLGFTNPSFQLGSEMGEVVRRTRTVLAAARKRGVPIVFTTIAYDEGAQAATAWVRKVPSLRELATGSRAVEIDPLLGRLPHEALITKTGASAFFGTPLASMLTACGVDTVLVAGATTSGCVRATVVDSVQHGFGTFVITDCIADRSTGPHEANLFDMTAKYADPLTAKEVIGHLERIFEIEV
- a CDS encoding polysaccharide deacetylase family protein; translated protein: MAKDIKCVFGVDIDAVGGWLGSYGGEDSPSDIQRGMFSGEVGTPRLLRLFQKYDIPATWFVPGHSIETFPDQVKMIVEAGHEIGAHGYAHENPIAMTPKQEEDVLAYSVELIEKVSGKAPRGYVPPWWEMSDITAALLLKYGFTYDHGQGFHDFVPFYARVGDKWTKIDYSKEASDWMKPLERGEVIDIVEIGANWYMDDLPPMMFIKKAPNSAGWVNPRDVEQWWRDQFDWVYREQDYGVFAFTIHPDVSGRPQVLLMLERLIEYINGHEGTSWVTMEESADDFRRRYPYPGSNGSIFMPGT
- a CDS encoding GTP-binding protein encodes the protein MTVTRLLSPPVASGGAPASSGRHGVTVLSGFLGSGKTTVLRAELVRVGTRAPAVVVNDFGHAPVEESMRAQTRRRPLSLSGGGACCTRQDDLAQALRHLLDEEQRGVTQLFDHVVVETSGLSDPGPIAFTITSDPVLKHHFVLAQVCVTVDALTGPSSINRHDVAPRAADQLLVTKADLATAGEVSRLVERLHQLNPSAGVVVTANGEQLDVLVEGGGDTARTVTPHQTGEHTAAVSTLELVTNGRVDWQAFSIRLSLLLHTHGPNVLRVKGVVDVDDVGPVAVNGVQHVIHPRSTSAGYPLRHADHRDRPRPRPRPPPAFLQRVPRHRRKVT
- a CDS encoding asparaginase; this translates as MTSRTRLPRISVFSLGGTIASTNTPGAAGGGVTPQLDAAALAAAVPQLRDVAELETVPFRQTASGDLTFEDIALLAAEIRTRFDASTTGVVVTQGTDSIEETSFALDLLVNGPQPVVVTGAMRNPTLAGADGPANLLAAVQVAGSPQAKGLGGLVVFNDEIHAARFVRKTHTTNPSTFHSMATGALGWVVEGRPRIVLRPTPLPPLPPPNVEKFPRVALLTISLGEDARIVDQLESLGYAGLVVEAFGGGHVPARMVASLTQLASTMPVVLASRTGAGEVLSETYAFPGSERDLLDRGLIRAGFLDGPKSRVALTLLLAEGADSGAVRAYFRDLARG
- a CDS encoding isochorismatase family protein, whose product is MSDLLGDYAASGFRGRLGCGRSPAVLVVDVVQAYLVDGSPLRAPVEDAVAAAARLVEAGRDAGVPVLFTRVSYRPGGVDGGLFWRKIPALRVFEEGKPLGAPAAGLQPRADELVVTKQYASAFFGTSLTASLTAAGIDTLLVCGLTTSGCIRATATDAIQCGFRPLVVADACGDRDPRLHEANLLDLDAKYADVIPSTEALELVHRCAPGVS
- a CDS encoding hydantoinase B/oxoprolinase family protein, with protein sequence MATVTQTNTATIGRVDIDPITIDIVEGALRNARYEMDEVLFRTALSPGIREQHDEFPLIADPEGKMVVGQFGLSVPDFLDNYPGTIGEGDVLLTSDPYACGAAISHANDWLLVVPIYYEGRIVGWSSMFGHMSDVGGKTPCSMPSDSRTIFEEGVVIPPFKLYDGGKLNEDALAIVLNQVRMPDWNRADLNGLVAACNMAARRVTELCDRFGVEAYVSALDALLDRNYQAMKALLAALFVDGETIEFTDYICDDGCGYGPYELTVSLTRHGEKVHLDFSHAAPQAVGPVNYFLNENLVRMFFGIYVITVADPQILWNDGFYPLIDVTIPEDSFWKPRYPAALNARNHGIGRVFDLFGGLLGQTNPAILNAAGFSSSPHFMYSGQYTSGSRSGEWFLLYSIGFGGIPGRPMGDGPDGHSLWPSFVNIPCEYLESYYPLRVELWETVADSGGAGLHRGGNGVDVAYRFEQPGTIAIHDDRWLTYPWGVNGGKPAARGRKWIQRASGEVEVLPSKCHDVPVYPDDVLHFVTWGGGGWGDPLARDPELVGLEVLRRLVTVDGARNSYGVVCDERGTVDAGATQRLRAELGEERGDLPLFDKGPALSEILARCEEETGLPAPKPPIAAWTVAKA
- a CDS encoding hydantoinase/oxoprolinase family protein, whose product is MGFRLGVDVGGTFTDVLLVDEQTGTAYRAKTASTPQDQSFGVLTGVRKVCRDADVALSAVDQVLHGTTVATNAILQGKGARVGLVTTEGFRQVLQIGRSFVPGGLAGWIVWPKPEPLAKLEHTVEVIGRITADGEVVTPLDDDDARANLRLLADAGIEALTIALVNSYANDEHEQRVAELAAEELPGVPVSLSSHVLPEMREHERTVTTVANSYVQPEVSRYLRSLDASLRENGVAAPLSILRSDGGLTQADKAAAGPVSLLLSGPAGGVTGAVWFAEQAGFTDLLTFDMGGTSTDVALVLGGQPRVGRETTVGDLTVRATSVDVRTVGAGGGSIAHVPELTKALRVGPRSAGAVPGPAAYALGGVEPTVTDANVVLGYLPDQLAGGEITLDVDAGRKAVATIADAMVLEGAEAAAAGIVDIVNENMFGALRLVSVQQGFDPRDFALVAFGGAGPLHANALGRLTGSWPVIVPPSPGVLCAYGDATTCVREENARTMVRRFSGLTDDELREALGELADTAARRLAAGGVPREQQVHRYHIDMRYHGQGFEIPIELDDDAVADENLLDELGKAFDAEHERLFSFLLGNEREVINLRVMVSGPRPEVAWQELVEGGSDASAAHVRTTEIWVAGAYTAAEIYDRDRLVAGNVVAGPAIVTEMDSTTLVLPGHAATVHPSGCLLIRPLEA